GTGATCGAGGCCGGCGGCAAGGACCCGCTGCTGGTCGACGTGGACGCGGACCTCGATGCAGCGGCGGACGCCACGGTCTGGGGAGCGTTCTCGAACTCCGGGCAGACCTGTATCGGCGTGGAGCGGGCGTACGTGCATGAGCGCGTGTACGACGACTTCGTGGCGAAGGTGGTCGAGAAGGCGAAGGACGTACGCGCGGGCTCTGATGCAGCCGCGCAGTACGGTCCGGTGACCATGCCGTCGCAGCTCGGCGTGATCCGTCGCCACATCGCGGACGCTGTCGAGCGCGGCGGGAAGGCGCTCGTAGGCGGTGTAGACAGCGTCGATGACCGGTACGCCCAGCCGACGGTGCTGGTGGATGTCCCCGAAGACGCCGAGGCAGTCCGTGAAGAGACCTTCGGGCCGACGGTCACCATCGCGAAGGTTCGAGACATGGACGAAGCCATCGAGAAGGCAAATGCCACGAAGTACGGCCTCGGTTCCACGGTCTTCTCGAAGTCTCGCGGTGTCGCGCTGGCTTCGCGGCTGCGTGCGGGCATGACGTCGATCAACGCGCCACTGTCGTTCGCCGGGATCGCTTCGCTGCCCTTCGGCGGCGTCGGGGAATCCGGGTTCGGCCGGATCCACGGTCCGGAAGGCCTGCGCGAATTCTCCCGGCCGAAGGCGGTCGCGCGTCAGCGGTTCACCGCACCGATCACGCTCACTTCCTTCAATCGCAAGGCATCCGCCGACCCGATGGTGGCCAGGCTGATCACCTTCCTCCACGGAAAACGCTGAGGAGTGACTCGTTGCCCAGCTTCGGCGACTACCAGAACGAGATCTACCTGGCCGGGCTGGCGGGCCGGGTGCCGTCGCTGCCGATGGCGTACACGGAGCTGGAAGCACGTGCCGCGCAGGCACTTCCACCGTCAGTACTGTCCTATGTGGCCGGTGGTGCGGGGAATGAGCGCACTCAGCGGGCGAATGTGGGAGCCTTCGAACGGTGGGGCCTGATGCCCCGGATGTTCGTCGGTGCCACGGATCGTGACCTGTCCGTGGACCTGTTCGGCCTGCACCTGCCGACCCCGCTGTTCCTGTCGCCGATCGGCGTGCTCGGCATCTGCGCGCAGGACGGCCACGGCGACCGCGCCACCGCGCGCGCCGCGGCGCGCACCGGGGTGCCGATGGTCGCGTCCACCCTCAGCGCCGATCCGATGGAGCAGGTGGTCCCCGAGCTGGGTGACACTCCCGGCTTCTTCCAGCTCTACACCCCGACCGACCGCGCGCTGGCCGAATCGCTGGTCGCGCGGGCGGAGGCGGCCGGGTTCCGTGGCATCGTGGTCACCCTCGACACCTGGGTCACCGGCTGGCGGCCGCGGGATCTGGCCACGGCGAACTTCCCCCAGCTGCGGGGGCACTGCCTGGCGAACTACACCAGCGACCCGAGGTTCCGGAAGCTGCTGGGCCAGGACCCGGAGGCCGATCCGCGGGCCACCGTCGGCACCTGGGCCCAGGTCTTCGGCAACCCCCTGACCTGGGACGATCTCCCCTGGCTGCGGTCGCTGACGGATCTGCCGCTGCTGGTGAAGGGCATCCAGCACCCTGATGACGCCCGCCGTGCCATCGACGGTGGCGTGGACGGCATCTACTGCTCCAACCACGGCGGGCGGCAGGCCGACGGCGGACTGCCCGCCCTGGACTGCCTCGCCGAGGTCGTCGACGCGGCGGACGGCGTGCCGGTCCTGTTCGATTCCGGAATCCGCTCCGGCGCGGACGTGATCAAGGCACTCGCCCTCGGCGCCACCGCGGTCGGCATCGGCCGTCCGTACGCCTGGGGCCTGTCGCTGGCCGGTACCGACGGGGTGGTGCACGTGCTGCGCACCATCCTGGCCGAGGCCGACCTGATCATGGGCGTCGACGGGTATCCGGCGCTGGCCGACCTGACCAGGGAGACGCTTCGGCGCGTGAATTGAGCCGCTGACCTGCGGTTTCCCCGGAGGGTGAGGGGGCTGGCCGGTCCCCGGCCCGGGTCGCGAAGATAGGGGCGAGCGGACGAAAGGATCTTCCATGAGCAAGCTCGCCCTGGTCACCGGAGCCACCTCCGGCATCGGCAAGGCCTACGCGGAGCGGCTTTCCGCGGAGGGCTACGCGCTCATCCTGGCCGGCCGCAACACCGACCGGCTGGCCGAACTCGCCGCGGCACATCCCGTGGTGCGGACCGTGGCCGCCGACCTGTCCACCGGCGAGGGCATCGACGTGATCGCCGGGATCTGCGCGGAGGAGCCGCTCGACCTGCTCGTCAACAACGCCGGGGTGTCGCACTACATGGCGCTGGCAGAGCTGCCCGCGGACAAGGCGCACGAGGTCGTCCAGGTCAAGGTCGTCGCGGCCACCATGCTCGCCCGCGCCGCGGTCAGGGGGATGCAGGAGCGCGGTACCGGCGCCATCGTCAATGTGTCAGGCATGTTCGCCTTCAGCGGCCCGGCGCCGGCCTCCGTACAGCCACGCCGCGCGGTTTACGCCGGCACGCTCGCGTACCTGGTCACCATGTCGCAGGCGTTGAGCGTGGAGCTGGCCGACACCGGCGTCGCTGTCCAGGTCGTGGTGCCGGGTGTGGTGGCGACCGAGTTTCACG
This Amycolatopsis sulphurea DNA region includes the following protein-coding sequences:
- a CDS encoding SDR family NAD(P)-dependent oxidoreductase, with product MSKLALVTGATSGIGKAYAERLSAEGYALILAGRNTDRLAELAAAHPVVRTVAADLSTGEGIDVIAGICAEEPLDLLVNNAGVSHYMALAELPADKAHEVVQVKVVAATMLARAAVRGMQERGTGAIVNVSGMFAFSGPAPASVQPRRAVYAGTLAYLVTMSQALSVELADTGVAVQVVVPGVVATEFHERQGLDLSAVPRMTPGDVVTASLRGLALGEVVCAPGVEDTGLLDAIFRADLAALGGQSPRLASRYLD
- a CDS encoding alpha-hydroxy-acid oxidizing protein is translated as MPSFGDYQNEIYLAGLAGRVPSLPMAYTELEARAAQALPPSVLSYVAGGAGNERTQRANVGAFERWGLMPRMFVGATDRDLSVDLFGLHLPTPLFLSPIGVLGICAQDGHGDRATARAAARTGVPMVASTLSADPMEQVVPELGDTPGFFQLYTPTDRALAESLVARAEAAGFRGIVVTLDTWVTGWRPRDLATANFPQLRGHCLANYTSDPRFRKLLGQDPEADPRATVGTWAQVFGNPLTWDDLPWLRSLTDLPLLVKGIQHPDDARRAIDGGVDGIYCSNHGGRQADGGLPALDCLAEVVDAADGVPVLFDSGIRSGADVIKALALGATAVGIGRPYAWGLSLAGTDGVVHVLRTILAEADLIMGVDGYPALADLTRETLRRVN
- a CDS encoding aldehyde dehydrogenase family protein is translated as MTAVQPKPTPVGETFDSLNPATDEVVGTYAVHTADEVRAAVERARGAALWWEGLGYVGRAERLQRWKGVLTRRLPQLCQAVRDETGKPLRDAQLESVLAIEHISWAAKHARKVLGRQRRSAGLLMANQAATVEYRPLGVVGVIGPWNYPVYTPLGSITYALAAGNAVVFKPSEYTPGVGKWLVDAFAEIVPEQPVLQLITGFGETGGALVGAGVDKVAFTGSTATGKKIMAAAANTLTPVVIEAGGKDPLLVDVDADLDAAADATVWGAFSNSGQTCIGVERAYVHERVYDDFVAKVVEKAKDVRAGSDAAAQYGPVTMPSQLGVIRRHIADAVERGGKALVGGVDSVDDRYAQPTVLVDVPEDAEAVREETFGPTVTIAKVRDMDEAIEKANATKYGLGSTVFSKSRGVALASRLRAGMTSINAPLSFAGIASLPFGGVGESGFGRIHGPEGLREFSRPKAVARQRFTAPITLTSFNRKASADPMVARLITFLHGKR